Part of the Fibrobacter sp. genome, CAGTGCCGCCTCTGCTACACCCGACCAGGTGGTATCAACACTTATTGGCCCGCTGAACCGGGCAGCCACCTCTTTAATCACTGGCAATATTCTTCTCTTCTCCTCCTCCTGAGGAACCGGAGAAGCTCCGGGGCGGCTGGATGCACCTCCAATATCCAGTATGTCTGCACCCTGTTCGGCAAGCCTGAGACTATGCTCCACAGCCGAAACAGTTGTATCGTGCTTTCCCCCGTCATAAAAAGAATCAGGAGTGACATTCACCACTCCCATAATCCTGAAAGGTACTTTGATTTCGTTATTCATGGAACAGATATTTACACGTTAAAGTTGGTATATTAAAAAACAAAGAGGCAGGAACAGTTTTTCTGCCCCTACCAGCGTTGTAATTTCTCTGCCCGGGTTCAGACAGATCAAAGATCTGCCTGTATGATATCGGGCATTGTTTTTATCAGTTAATACCGGCAGCAGGCTCTGTCTCCGGTCCTACTGTCACCGTATTTTCAGGCTTCTCCGGTGCTTTCCTCAGAAGAGACCGCGTTTTCTTTACTGTCTGGAGCGTATCCCCGCTGATCACCTTCATGATTTCTTCACGGTCAAGAAGTTCATGTTCCAGAAGAGCATTTGCGAGCATTTCAAGCTGGTCACGGTGCTCAGTGAGAATCTCTCTTGCCCTCTGAGCCTGTTCCTCTATCATCACCCGCATCAGACGGTCTATCTCTTCCGCGGTTTTATCCGAGTAGTCCCTGTGACGGGAGATCTCACGTCCCAGGAAAATCTGCTCATCTTTTTCACCGTAGCTTAAGGGTCCCAGTTCATCTGTCATTCCGTAATCACAGATCAGTTTACGGACCAGATTAGTGGCCTGTTTAATATCGCTTGCCGCACCGGTCGTCTGATTCCCGAACACTATCTCCTCAGCCATCCTTCCGCCAAGCATAATGCAGATACGGTCGAGTATATACTGTTTGGAATAGCTGTGCTTATCTTCCCAGGGAAGCGAAAAGGTGACTCCCAGCGCCCGTCCCCGGGGAATAATTGTCACTTTATGAAGAGGATCGGCCTCTTCACAATAGATATTGCATATGGCGTGTCCTGCCTCATGATAAGCTGTAAGCTTTTTCTCTTTCTCGGACAGTACCATGCTTTTCCGTTCAGCACCCATCATGACCTTGTCTTTGGCTTCTTCAAAATCGAGCATGGTGACAGTGTCCTGACCAAACCTCGCAGCCATAAGTGCCGCCTCATTGACCAGATTCGCCAGATCCGCTCCCACAAATCCCGGTGTTCCGCGGGCAATAGTGTAGAGATCAACATCAGCGCCCATAGGAATGCTCTTTGTATGCACCTGAAGGATTCCCTCTCTTCCCTTTACATCAGGAACATCCACCACTATCTGCCTGTCAAACCTCCCCGGTCTCAGAAGAGCCGGATCGAGAACATCAGGTCTGTTGGTAGCAGCAATGAGTATGACACCTGAATTCACCTCAAAACCATCCATCTCTACCAGCATCTGGTTGAGCGTCTGCTCCCTCTCGTCATGACCGCCACCAAGCCCGGCCCCCCTCTGACGTCCAACAGCATCGATCTCATCGATGAAAATTATGCAGGGTGAATTCCGTTTGGCTGTCTCGAACAGATCACGTACTCTTGAAGCACCCACCCCCACAAACATCTCCACAAAATCAGATCCGCTCATCGAGAGAAAAGGCACTCCAGCCTCACCGGCAACACACCTTGCAAGCAGAGTCTTTCCGGTTCCGGGAGGACCTAAAAGCAGCACACCTTTAGGAATCTTGCCACCAAGACGCTTGAATTTCTTTGGATCCTTAAGAAAATCGATTATCTCCTGAAGTTCCTGCTTGGCTTCCTCAACCCCCGCAGCGTCAGCAAATGTTATCTGGGGACGATCCATCGGGTTAAGTTTGGCACGGCTTTTCCCGAAAGTAAATATCCCCTTCTGCCCCGCCTGCATCTGCCTCATGATAAATAACCAGACAAGAATCATCAGTACCCAGGGAAGCGCATTGAGCAGCACATCTCTCACGTCAAGCTTATCCTGCTCGAATGTGTACTGAAATCCGGCATTATCCCATTTGGAAATCATCTCACTGTCAATATAGGGAAGATTGACGGTGAAATACTTGCCAGGCGCATTATTCTTTATGGAAGGAATCTTGCTTAATGATGAAGGATCGGCCAGTTCACCGATAAAAATCGCTTTATTAAGCCCCTTCTGCAATACATCAGCTCTGACAATTTTCACTTCAGGATTTGCAAGTACCTCCTGAAATTGACTGTAACTGATCTTGACTTCTTTTCTGGTACCGAAACCCTCGATCGCACGCAGTGCAAACACAACAGCTATCGCTATGGCCAGCCACATCAGAACAGTCTTGCCAGGGTCCTTGCGCGGACCCTTCTTACCTGTATTTTCCTTCTGCTTTTTCTTTTCAGAAGACACCAGGCGGTCCTCCCTGCTTTTCTGCTTTTTTTCTTCCAAAGGCTATTCCTTTCCGACCGCGTACCGGTAAGACAGCCGCGGCTGAATAACATTTTGATTAAATATACATTATATAGTGAAAAAAGTCTTTCCCCTCAAGAAAACTCTCCGGGAACCCGGCAAGCCGAAATCTTACAGCCCAGGTAAGCCTTACACTATTTCAGGCAGGTGAGCAGAGATGAGATTCGATTCTTATAATCCGGCGAGTTGATTCTGTAACACGACTCTCATGATCTATCTGTATTCCGGGAATCCATACTATCTTATTGCTCTGATTTACTATAACTCCAAACCCTTCACCAAGCATCCTGGGTATACCTTTACTTACCAGGTATTTTATCACTTGTTGTCCTGCTCTCATCCCTAAAGGCTGGAACCTGTCCTCTGCACTTATGCTGCGGTATAAAAGACGCTCTCCACAGCAGTTCCGGTCAAGCACAACCGACCAATTATCACTCTTTATCTTTCCATGTGGGGGATCGCCCTCTGAAACAGAAAACCGCAAATTTACATCATGTAACTCGGTATTGCCTGGCACCGCAATCTCGTATCGGAAATCCCTCTTCTCCACTCTTTCCCGCACAAAGAAAACTCCCTCTTTCCTGGGGAAATAGTGCCATCCGCAGGGAAGAAGATACTCCTTTCCCCTGTTTCTGGAATTATAAAAAACATTCTCAACATGAGCACGATACACAGGGATCCTGTTGCGTTCAAAGAGCGCCTTTATCCCCTCTCCCGCTTCGGGGCGCATTTCCAACCCCTCTTTTTTAAGCAGGAATGATTGGTCTGGAAAAATAATTACGAATCTACCGATCCACTTATTGGCCTCCTGAGAGAGAATACCCCAGGAATCATGAGCTCTCCAGGCCAGTGATGAAAGGTTCTCTATTACATCGGGAACATCCCTGCTCAAAGCAGGAAGCAGCTTATGACGTATGCTGTTGCGACGAAACCGCGTCTCAGCATTGGATGAGTCAGTGCGGAAAGAGATCCCTTTCATTGAGAGCCATTCAACCAGCTCGCTTCTTGCTATGTAAAGCAGAGGCCTGATCACCCCGTCCTCTCTGAGCGGAAGAATTCCCCGAAGACCCTTTAATCCGGTACCCCTGAATATCCTAAGCAGAACTGTTTCCGCCTGATCATCGGCAGTATGTCCGGTCGCCACAAAATCAAACCCACCACTCTCCATCACCGAGCGGAAAAACCGGTACCGCTCTCTCCTGGCCCACTGCTCTATCCCCGGATCTTCACTGTTGTACCCACTCAGATGCTTGACAAAAAATTGAAGGCCCAAACTGGATGAAAGCTCTCTTACATACTGCTCATCACCATCGGATTCCGCTCCGCGCAACCCATGATTAACATGCGCAACTGCCAGATTAGAGATCTTCAGTTCATCCCTGAGTTCATGCAGCAAACACAGCATCGAAACGGAATCACTGCCTCCGCTTACCGCCGTCAGTACCGATGAATTCGGGAGGAGAAAACGGCTGCAGAATAACAGGATTTTTTCAGAGGGTGACATAAGCTATACAGGGGTAAACAGAGGTAACAACGGAGGAATCAACCCGATAATTGCAAATATTTCGATACCGACACCGAATCAAAAAGTAGCAGCGGAGGGAATCGAACCCCCGACACGTGGATTATGATTCCACTGCTCTAACCGACTGAGCTACGCTGCCACAGGACTTCGAATGAGACTAAAAATTACCATTCGGAGAAAAAAAAGTCAAATTAATCCACAACCGTGTCGAATGGAATCAATACCTGAAGAGGATTTATCGGCTTGGCCATGAAACGCACCTCATAGTGAAGATGCGGACCGGTACTCTTTCCTGTATTTCCCAAAAACCCGATCAATTGTCCTGTTTTTACCTCATCCCCTCCTCTGGTGTTAATTTTCTGCAGATGGGCATAGATTGTTTGATAACCGGTTTCAGCATGATCAATTATCACTACATTACCCCATCTGGATCTGTTTCCTGCAAAGATAACTGTACCCGCCAGAGAACTGTAAACAGGTGTCCATAATTTACCGGCAATATCGATACCGTTATGTCTGGCAGTTCCCTCATAAACCGGATCTGTTCGCATCCCGAAATGTGAAGTAATCCTCCCCTCAGCCGGACTGAGAAAGGAGAGCCGCTCCGGAAAGTTGCTCCCTTTGAAGAGCGGCCGGTCGAAAACAGCGGGTTGCAGCCTTTGTGAAAAGGGAAATATACAGTTGAAATTCTGAATCAGAGTCTTGTTGTTCTCGATTATTTCCAGCCCGGTCTTGTAAACCCCACAAACCGAACCATCTTTGTTCTCTACAGGTTGAAAAGAACGTCTCCTTAAATCGTTTATCGTACGCGAAAGATGAATGTCCAGGATTCTGGCTCCTGAATCGTACTGTATGTATTTTTTTTTCTCAATCTGTACACTAATGATATTTTGGGCACTTAATAACACATACAGAACCCCTCTTATCATCCCTCCCAGACTGATAAAGACTAAAATCAGACACAAGACAACGATTTTAGATGAAATCAGACCATAAAAAGAGCTGTTTTTCTCAGAAATGAAAAAGTACCTGCTTTTTACCAGCGAAAGAACAGTTGTTGAGAGCAGACCTCTCCGCGCTTTTCCAATCATCAATTGCCCCCTGAACGGGAAATTTTCGTAGAAAGCGTAGAAAATTCCGGCACATAACTAACCTCATACCAACAACCAACACGGGTTAAGCGCAGTGCTTTAAAAAAGTATCATCGATTATGTGAGTGCAAAATATATGCCAGTCGGATGAGAGCTTTCTATATTTCGAATCTGAAAATTCTCACCTCACGGGTGTGAACACCCTCAAGCTCCCTGTCCACTTCAATCCACTCGTTTAGCAGAAGCTCTATATTGTCTTTGGGAGCAAAGGGCCTGCTTCCATCGGCAATTATAATTTCTATGCCTTTTCTACGGAGATCCTTCAACAGGGCAAGCATTGATGGGGATTTGGAGCGCTCGTAAAACATGTCTACCACAAAAACCAGATCAAAGGATTCCAGAACATCCTCTTCAAGGAAATTTCTTTTTTCCAGAACCGGAGAGACACCATTGGCAAGGAAATCTCTCTCGGCAATATGCAAGGCAACGGGATCGATATCATTTGCCACTACCCTGACCGCACCGGCTTTCGATGCGGCTATGCTCACAACTCCGCTTCCGCACCCAAGATCCAGAATGCTTTTTCCTTTTACCAGGTCGGGATTGTTGAGTATATATCTGGAAAGTGACTTTGCTCCGGGCCAGACCGCAGCCCAGAAGGGCACATCACACACCGAACCCTGCTCATGCTCCAGAGCATCCCATAAACGGTAAAAATCGGGCGCCTGATGCACTGCAATCCGGGGACAAGTACTCACCGGTGTTAAGGGGGCAAAGTCATTTAGAAGTTTTTCTGATGGTAGTTTCACAATGATAATTTAACTGAATGTGGAAAATTATACATTTTCCAGGCGAAAACTCGGGTCAAAATCCTCATAGATAAACTATATCAGGATTAGACACTTTTGTATTAAATATCTTTCATTTTTTAATACACTATTTAATTATCCCGCCCCTAACCCAGGCCTGCAGCCCGGCTTTTATATAGCGCCCATTTCAGGGCTTTCACTTCCAAAAGAAATCCTTTCAGGCAGGATACCGTGCTTTTCAACAATCAGCCAATTATTTTATGTGTACTATTACATAGATATTTCAATACATTGAACGAAGAGCTGTTCAAACCGGGAGGATTCATGCCAGAACGTTTGGTAATTATTGGTTCAGGGCCGGCAGGACTCACTGCTGCTATTTATGCATCACGGGCAAACATACAACCTCTGCTCTTTGAGGGTTTTCAGTGCGGAGGAATTCCGGGCGGCCAATTGATGATCACAAATATTGTTGAGAATTTCCCTGGCTTCCCCAACGGTATTTATGGACAGCAACTGATGGCCAATATGCGCGAGCAGGCTTTAAACAACGGCACACGATTCATTACTGAGGATGTCATCGAGGTCGATCTGACCACCTATCCCTTTAAAATCGTATCCATGTCTGAAGAAACATACACTGCCGGCTCAATTATCGTTGCCTCCGGAGCAACTGCCAAAAGGCTTCCTCTGGAATCAGAGAAAAAATTCTGGGGGAAGGGAGTTTCGGCCTGCGCTGTCTGTGACGGGGGTTTGCCGGTGTTCAGAAATAAGGAACTGGCAGTGATAGGCGGAGGTGATACTGCTGTAGAAGAAGCACTCCACCTTACCCAGTTCGGGTCCAGAATCTACCTTATCCATCGCAGAGATGAACTGCGGGCAAGCAAGGTGATGCAGAAGCGGGCTCTTACTCATCCTAAAGTGCATATCCTCTGGAACAAGGTAGTAGAGGAATTTCTGGGTGATACAAAGCTTACCGGTTTAAAACTAAAAGACACTGTAACCGGAGAGATCACAGATCTGGAAGTCGTCGGTGCGTTTGAGGCTATCGGGCATCAGCCAAACACCTCCTTTTTAAAGGGTCCCCTGGAGAAAGATGAACATGGGTACATTATTACTGCCCCGGACTCGACATGTACAAATATTGAGGGACTGTTTGCGGCAGGTGATGTTCAGGATTCCAAATACCGTCAGGCGATAGCAGCGGCCGGAAGCGGCTGCATGGCTGCCATCGAGGTAGAAAGATGGCTTCTGGAGAGAGGCGGATTATAATTATCCGACATTTGAGAATGTGGTGTTTCTCACGACGAGCACGCCCTCAATTTCCACCGTGTTGTTTTCCCGGCTCTTATGTGAGGATGGGTTTAACAGGTGAGAGAGCATGAGTTGAACCAGACCATGGATATTGAAGTTATAGGAGGTCAAGCCTCGGCGGAACGCCTCAAAAGTATCATCAAATGCTGCCACTGCTATCCTCCTGCTCACATGCTCCTTCAGGTAATCCAGTGCCATAAATGCCACCCGGTCATTTGCGCAAACCCAGGCTGAGCAATAGGCATCAGATGCTGCTTTTACAAACAGAGGATTAAGAAAAGCCCTCACTGCTTCATCATCGATTATCCTGGAGAGACTGGGCCTGATCCTTAATGCTGCACGCTTGAGAATCCCGTTGGCATTCCGGGGCTTCATAAGATCCTGAAAAAGAATCTCCGATGATTTCAGAGATAAGCGGAACTCATGAGAGTACCTGTATTCATTCAGTGTAAAAGGCTGTATCACAGCTCCGTTTCCCTGTCTCTGGAAAATCTCCTGCAGACCATAAAGTCGTGCTCTTGACCAGTCAGATTTATGAAAGGGAGAAATATAGGCTGCCTTTGAGTGACCCTGCTGAAGCAGATATGAGGCAAGACTTCGTGCGGCATTTGATCCGGTTGCAATGGAAAAAATCTTCAATCCACGATTCCTCCCTGAGGAACTGCCGAGCTGCAGCCGTGTTCCCTCCTGAAGTACTGCGATTGGCTTCTGGAAGAGATCTATCTGTGACAGAACCTCTCTGTAAAGCTCACCGGGACTCTCCGCCCACAGCAGATATCCCAGCACCGAATCATCGGATCTGAGCCGGTCAAATGTGGTACCGTTCTGGTTTGTAAAAGCAACCCTGCCATCCAGCCTGGTATATCTTATTATCTGCAAACGCACTTTCATCTGAGAGCAGAGGTTTTCGCAAATTCTCAGGAACTCCTCACCCCACGGGGTCCTGGACTGAAGCTCAATTGTCGGATCAGACCATCCCAAGAGCACAATTGATGAATGAGCTTTACTGGGAGAGAAGGAGATAACTTTGTAGGTCCGGTGCTCAGGTTGAATCACCCCTTCGACAACCAGGCTGTCAAGTGCCTTGCGCAGGGTTTGATGGCTCACGCCATAGTATGCTTTAACCTCTTTCAAGGAGGGCATCAGGGTGCCGGAAGGATAGAGACCGGTAAGGATATCTTTATGGATCCTGTCCCTGAGCCCCAGCCATCCTTTGCGAAGGGCGTTCACCGGTTCCTCAAAGCTGATACTTACCCGTGTCCCGCTCCCCTGTATCACCTCGAGTACACCTTCGGAGGCCAGTTGATTAACCGCCTTCCACATCGGGACGATGCTAACCCGGGCAGCCTTGGCCAACTGACTGATACTGGGCAGGGGGTCACCGGGTTTCCAGCTTTTATTAAGCATGTATCTCAGGTATTTGAGAGCCTTTTCTCGAGCAGGAGAGACCTGGGATATGGAGGGTTTTTTTTGCATTTGATGGTTGGCGAAATTTGCAAATAGTTTTCAATCTTATATAGTGGCAAACTACAGATGATAGGTTTGACCTTGATATCAACAGCAATCAGTCTAATCCTGTAAACCTCATTGTTTGTTTTTCATATCGGGGTCGGAATCGGTATCGGTATCGG contains:
- a CDS encoding ATP-dependent metallopeptidase FtsH/Yme1/Tma family protein, coding for MWLAIAIAVVFALRAIEGFGTRKEVKISYSQFQEVLANPEVKIVRADVLQKGLNKAIFIGELADPSSLSKIPSIKNNAPGKYFTVNLPYIDSEMISKWDNAGFQYTFEQDKLDVRDVLLNALPWVLMILVWLFIMRQMQAGQKGIFTFGKSRAKLNPMDRPQITFADAAGVEEAKQELQEIIDFLKDPKKFKRLGGKIPKGVLLLGPPGTGKTLLARCVAGEAGVPFLSMSGSDFVEMFVGVGASRVRDLFETAKRNSPCIIFIDEIDAVGRQRGAGLGGGHDEREQTLNQMLVEMDGFEVNSGVILIAATNRPDVLDPALLRPGRFDRQIVVDVPDVKGREGILQVHTKSIPMGADVDLYTIARGTPGFVGADLANLVNEAALMAARFGQDTVTMLDFEEAKDKVMMGAERKSMVLSEKEKKLTAYHEAGHAICNIYCEEADPLHKVTIIPRGRALGVTFSLPWEDKHSYSKQYILDRICIMLGGRMAEEIVFGNQTTGAASDIKQATNLVRKLICDYGMTDELGPLSYGEKDEQIFLGREISRHRDYSDKTAEEIDRLMRVMIEEQAQRAREILTEHRDQLEMLANALLEHELLDREEIMKVISGDTLQTVKKTRSLLRKAPEKPENTVTVGPETEPAAGIN
- the tilS gene encoding tRNA lysidine(34) synthetase TilS; this encodes MSPSEKILLFCSRFLLPNSSVLTAVSGGSDSVSMLCLLHELRDELKISNLAVAHVNHGLRGAESDGDEQYVRELSSSLGLQFFVKHLSGYNSEDPGIEQWARRERYRFFRSVMESGGFDFVATGHTADDQAETVLLRIFRGTGLKGLRGILPLREDGVIRPLLYIARSELVEWLSMKGISFRTDSSNAETRFRRNSIRHKLLPALSRDVPDVIENLSSLAWRAHDSWGILSQEANKWIGRFVIIFPDQSFLLKKEGLEMRPEAGEGIKALFERNRIPVYRAHVENVFYNSRNRGKEYLLPCGWHYFPRKEGVFFVRERVEKRDFRYEIAVPGNTELHDVNLRFSVSEGDPPHGKIKSDNWSVVLDRNCCGERLLYRSISAEDRFQPLGMRAGQQVIKYLVSKGIPRMLGEGFGVIVNQSNKIVWIPGIQIDHESRVTESTRRIIRIESHLCSPA
- a CDS encoding M23 family metallopeptidase, which gives rise to MIGKARRGLLSTTVLSLVKSRYFFISEKNSSFYGLISSKIVVLCLILVFISLGGMIRGVLYVLLSAQNIISVQIEKKKYIQYDSGARILDIHLSRTINDLRRRSFQPVENKDGSVCGVYKTGLEIIENNKTLIQNFNCIFPFSQRLQPAVFDRPLFKGSNFPERLSFLSPAEGRITSHFGMRTDPVYEGTARHNGIDIAGKLWTPVYSSLAGTVIFAGNRSRWGNVVIIDHAETGYQTIYAHLQKINTRGGDEVKTGQLIGFLGNTGKSTGPHLHYEVRFMAKPINPLQVLIPFDTVVD
- a CDS encoding methyltransferase, which gives rise to MHQAPDFYRLWDALEHEQGSVCDVPFWAAVWPGAKSLSRYILNNPDLVKGKSILDLGCGSGVVSIAASKAGAVRVVANDIDPVALHIAERDFLANGVSPVLEKRNFLEEDVLESFDLVFVVDMFYERSKSPSMLALLKDLRRKGIEIIIADGSRPFAPKDNIELLLNEWIEVDRELEGVHTREVRIFRFEI
- the trxB gene encoding thioredoxin-disulfide reductase is translated as MPERLVIIGSGPAGLTAAIYASRANIQPLLFEGFQCGGIPGGQLMITNIVENFPGFPNGIYGQQLMANMREQALNNGTRFITEDVIEVDLTTYPFKIVSMSEETYTAGSIIVASGATAKRLPLESEKKFWGKGVSACAVCDGGLPVFRNKELAVIGGGDTAVEEALHLTQFGSRIYLIHRRDELRASKVMQKRALTHPKVHILWNKVVEEFLGDTKLTGLKLKDTVTGEITDLEVVGAFEAIGHQPNTSFLKGPLEKDEHGYIITAPDSTCTNIEGLFAAGDVQDSKYRQAIAAAGSGCMAAIEVERWLLERGGL
- a CDS encoding GntR family transcriptional regulator; amino-acid sequence: MLNKSWKPGDPLPSISQLAKAARVSIVPMWKAVNQLASEGVLEVIQGSGTRVSISFEEPVNALRKGWLGLRDRIHKDILTGLYPSGTLMPSLKEVKAYYGVSHQTLRKALDSLVVEGVIQPEHRTYKVISFSPSKAHSSIVLLGWSDPTIELQSRTPWGEEFLRICENLCSQMKVRLQIIRYTRLDGRVAFTNQNGTTFDRLRSDDSVLGYLLWAESPGELYREVLSQIDLFQKPIAVLQEGTRLQLGSSSGRNRGLKIFSIATGSNAARSLASYLLQQGHSKAAYISPFHKSDWSRARLYGLQEIFQRQGNGAVIQPFTLNEYRYSHEFRLSLKSSEILFQDLMKPRNANGILKRAALRIRPSLSRIIDDEAVRAFLNPLFVKAASDAYCSAWVCANDRVAFMALDYLKEHVSRRIAVAAFDDTFEAFRRGLTSYNFNIHGLVQLMLSHLLNPSSHKSRENNTVEIEGVLVVRNTTFSNVG